A stretch of the Ictidomys tridecemlineatus isolate mIctTri1 chromosome 5, mIctTri1.hap1, whole genome shotgun sequence genome encodes the following:
- the LOC144377682 gene encoding uncharacterized protein LOC144377682 → MTPGPTPLPGHLLPEAQAGRSVGGLASCPGPAPLRPLRCVWSGELGPGAFIFIADLSPDPCPSPGALAGTEVAERRKAPGNWWQGHGLWREIWGGGQGPGLPVTRLRPLEQVGPLTAGRLTLGVSRDRGAFPASVPGAQVQSWPCSPQGLSPRPTAPPCPHSSLHARPPEGPRLPVPGGEGHTGRARHTGVGSWIWLAQTHQVQVKGRQHPGPGPVPHPHAQGHHRPHSHSGQSPPCVLHGVDGVASALPSDLATSLSQGPGPAPCGPRRGCPSTCLSCCCPQGTDRPGWTQLGGRGALCPAVGSGGGSVLILSLSLSLSLSLSNHHFEKHLKLTDRLPYPTENLLLSCL, encoded by the coding sequence ATGACCCCTGGGCCCACACCGCTGCCCGGCCACCTGCTCCCAGAGGCCCAGGCTGGCAGGTCTGTAGGCGGCCTTGCCAGCTGCCCGGGGCCTGCCCCGCTGAGACCTCTGAGGTGCGTCTGGAGCGGGGAGCTGGGCCCGggagcttttatttttatagctgaCTTGTCACCAGATCCCTGTCCCAGCCCTGGAGCCCTGGCAGGGACAGAGGTGGCAGAGAGGAGGAAGGCTCCGGGGAACTGGTGGCAGGGTCACGGGCTGTGGAGAGAGATCTGGGGCGGGGGTCAGGGGCCTGGGCTGCCGGTCACCCGCCTCCGTCCTCTGGAGCAGGTGGGGCCACTCACAGCTGGCCGGCTGACCCTTGGGGTGTCCAGGGACAGAGGGGCCTTTCCTGCGTCTGTCCCTGGAGCCCAGGTGCAGAGCTGGCCATGCTCCCCCCAAGGCCTCAGCCCGCGGCCCAccgccccaccctgcccccactccAGCCTCCACGCCCGGCCTCCTGAGGGTCCCCGTCTGCCTGTCCCTGGTGGCGAGGGGCACACGGGGCGTGCACGCCACACGGGTGTCGGCTCCTGGATTTGGCTGGCACAGACCCACCAGGTCCAGGTCAAGGGTCGCCAGCACCCGGGGCCGGGACCTGTGCCCCACCCCCACGCCCAGGGCCACCATCGTCCCCATTCCCACAGCGGTCAGAGCCCCCCGTGTGTGCTTCACGGAGTGGACGGCGTGGCCTCAGCTCTGCCTTCTGACCTGGCAACGTCACTGTCACAGGGCCCAGGTCCTGCCCCCTGCGGCCCACGGCGCGGCTGTCCGTCCACTTGCTTGTCATGTTGCTGCCCACAGGGGACAGACAGACCTGGGTGGACTCAGTTGGGGGGACGCGGGGCGCTTTGCCCAGCcgtggggagtgggggagggtctgttctaattctctctctctctctctctctctctctctctctctcaaatcaTCATTTTGAAAAACATCTCAAACTGACGGACAGACTGCCGTACCCCACGGAGAACCTTCTTCTCAGTTGTTTGTGA